A region from the Brassica napus cultivar Da-Ae chromosome C8, Da-Ae, whole genome shotgun sequence genome encodes:
- the LOC111208541 gene encoding uncharacterized protein LOC111208541, which yields MENHSLPPSTSTTSLVFPSLVAGGVKPEAALVMDWSVEEQYVLENGLAKLKDEPKISKYVKIAAALPDKTVRDVALRCRWMARKRRKREENSAGKNISNRKVVDTSPELNMLANLPQQNALYANYHSTHMPFEDISDAVLDLVQQNAQAFSQISYNLSAFKLQDNISLLYQARNNISAILNDMKEMPGIMSRMPPLPVSINDDLASRLLPSTTQPISYTMQPNIHMKQEPRS from the exons atggagaatcactcTTTGCCGCCAAGCACTAGCACCACGTCCCTTGTGTTTCCATCTTTAGTGGCTGGAGGAGTCAAACCTGAAGCTGCTTTGGTCATGGATTGGTCAGTTGAGGAGCAGTATGTATTAGAGAACGGCCTTGCAAA GTTGAAAGATGAACCCAAGATCTCAAAGTATGTAAAGATCGCTGCAGCTCTACCAGATAAAACTGTAAGGGATGTAGCACTGAGGTGCAGATGGATGGCG AGAAAACGGAGAAAAAGAGAGGAAAACAGTGCTGGGAAGAACATTAGCAATAGAAAG GTGGTGGATACATCCCCAGAACTGAACATGCTAGCCAATTTGCCACAACAAAATGCTTTATATGCCAACTACCACAGTACACACATGCCTTTTGAAG ATATAAGCGATGCAGTATTGGATCTTGTACAGCAAAACGCTCAAGCTTTTAGTCAAATTTCATACAACCTCTCTGCATTCAAG CTGCAGGATAACATCAGTCTCCTTTATCAGGCAAGAAATAACATCAGCGCCATTCTCAATGA CATGAAGGAGATGCCTGGTATCATGAGTCGGATGCCGCCTCTACCTGTTTCAATTAACGATGATCTTGCAAGCCGTTTATTGCCGAGTACAACACAG CCAATATCGTACACCATGCAACCAAACATCCACATGAAGCAAGAGCCGAGAAGTTGA